Proteins co-encoded in one Cyprinus carpio isolate SPL01 chromosome B5, ASM1834038v1, whole genome shotgun sequence genomic window:
- the gnaq gene encoding guanine nucleotide-binding protein G(q) subunit alpha isoform X1: MTLDTIMACCLSEEAKEARRINDEIERQIRRDKKEARRELKLLLLGTGESGKSTFIKQMRIIHGTGYSEEDRRGFTKLVYQNIFTSLQAMIWAMDTLQIHYKYEHNKANANIVREVDVEKVFLFVNPYVDAIRSLWNDPGIQECYDRRREYQLSDSTKYYLNSLDRIADPSYVPTQQDVLRVRVPTTGIIEYPFDLQSVIFRMVDVGGQRSERRKWIHCFENVTSIMFLVALSEYDQVLVESDNENRMEESKALFRTIITYPWFQNSSVILFLNKKDLLEEKIMFSHLVDYFPEYDGPQRDAQAAREFILKMFVDLNPDSEKIIYSHFTCATDTENIRFVFAAVKDTILQLTLKEFNLV, from the exons ATGACGCTGGACACCATCATGGCGTGCTGCCTCAGCGAGGAGGCGAAAGAAGCGCGACGGATCAACGACGAGATCGAGCGGCAGATCCGCCGCGACAAGAAAGAGGCTCGGCGCGAGCTCAAACTGCTTCTGCTAG GAACTGGAGAGAGTGGGAAAAGCACCTTTATTAAACAGATGAGGATCATTCATGGCACAGGCTACTCAGAAGAGGACAGGAGAGGCTTTACCAAGCTGGTCTACCAAAACATCTTTACATCGTTGCAGGCCATGATATGGGCAATGGATACTCTCCAGATCCACTACAAATATGAACATAATAAA GCCAATGCCAACATTGTCAGAGAAGTAGATGTAGAGAAGGTCTTCTTGTTCGTCAACCCCTATGTAGATGCCATCAGGAGTTTATGGAATGATCCAGGAATTCAGGAGTGTTATGACCGGAGGAGAGAATACCAGCTCTCAGATTCCACAAAATA TTATCTAAACTCACTGGATCGCATTGCCGACCCTTCCTATGTTCCCACCCAGCAAGATGTGCTCAGGGTCAGAGTGCCCACAACAGGGATCATTGAATACCCCTTTGACCTACAGAGTGTCATATTCAG GATGGTAGATGTAGGGGGGCAGCGGTCAGAAAGGAGGAAGTGGATCCACTGCTTTGAAAACGTCACCTCCATCATGTTCCTGGTAGCACTAAGTGAATATGACCAAGTTCTGGTTGAGTCTGACAATGAG AATCGAATGGAGGAAAGCAAAGCATTGTTTAGGACGATAATAACATACCCCTGGTTCCAGAATTCATCAGTTATTCTTTTTCTGAACAAGAAAGACCTTTTGGAagagaaaataatgttttcacaccTTGTAGATTACTTTCCTGAATATGA TGGACCCCAGAGAGACGCTCAAGCAGCACGGGAGTTCATCCTGAAGATGTTTGTCGACCTGAATCCAGACTCGGAAAAAATCATTTACTCTCATTTCACCTGCGCCACTGACACAGAAAACATCCGATTCGTGTTCGCTGCTGTCAAGGATACCATCTTGCAGCTCACACTGAAGGAATTCAATCTGGTCTGA
- the gnaq gene encoding guanine nucleotide-binding protein G(q) subunit alpha isoform X2, giving the protein MRIIHGTGYSEEDRRGFTKLVYQNIFTSLQAMIWAMDTLQIHYKYEHNKANANIVREVDVEKVFLFVNPYVDAIRSLWNDPGIQECYDRRREYQLSDSTKYYLNSLDRIADPSYVPTQQDVLRVRVPTTGIIEYPFDLQSVIFRMVDVGGQRSERRKWIHCFENVTSIMFLVALSEYDQVLVESDNENRMEESKALFRTIITYPWFQNSSVILFLNKKDLLEEKIMFSHLVDYFPEYDGPQRDAQAAREFILKMFVDLNPDSEKIIYSHFTCATDTENIRFVFAAVKDTILQLTLKEFNLV; this is encoded by the exons ATGAGGATCATTCATGGCACAGGCTACTCAGAAGAGGACAGGAGAGGCTTTACCAAGCTGGTCTACCAAAACATCTTTACATCGTTGCAGGCCATGATATGGGCAATGGATACTCTCCAGATCCACTACAAATATGAACATAATAAA GCCAATGCCAACATTGTCAGAGAAGTAGATGTAGAGAAGGTCTTCTTGTTCGTCAACCCCTATGTAGATGCCATCAGGAGTTTATGGAATGATCCAGGAATTCAGGAGTGTTATGACCGGAGGAGAGAATACCAGCTCTCAGATTCCACAAAATA TTATCTAAACTCACTGGATCGCATTGCCGACCCTTCCTATGTTCCCACCCAGCAAGATGTGCTCAGGGTCAGAGTGCCCACAACAGGGATCATTGAATACCCCTTTGACCTACAGAGTGTCATATTCAG GATGGTAGATGTAGGGGGGCAGCGGTCAGAAAGGAGGAAGTGGATCCACTGCTTTGAAAACGTCACCTCCATCATGTTCCTGGTAGCACTAAGTGAATATGACCAAGTTCTGGTTGAGTCTGACAATGAG AATCGAATGGAGGAAAGCAAAGCATTGTTTAGGACGATAATAACATACCCCTGGTTCCAGAATTCATCAGTTATTCTTTTTCTGAACAAGAAAGACCTTTTGGAagagaaaataatgttttcacaccTTGTAGATTACTTTCCTGAATATGA TGGACCCCAGAGAGACGCTCAAGCAGCACGGGAGTTCATCCTGAAGATGTTTGTCGACCTGAATCCAGACTCGGAAAAAATCATTTACTCTCATTTCACCTGCGCCACTGACACAGAAAACATCCGATTCGTGTTCGCTGCTGTCAAGGATACCATCTTGCAGCTCACACTGAAGGAATTCAATCTGGTCTGA